One Oncorhynchus keta strain PuntledgeMale-10-30-2019 chromosome 22, Oket_V2, whole genome shotgun sequence DNA window includes the following coding sequences:
- the klhl26 gene encoding kelch-like protein 26 isoform X2 yields the protein MAESDGGDFASNRPQNRAMFTGGMRESNQEIIELKGLSARGLKHIIDFAYSAEVTLDLDCIQDVLGAAVFLQMVPVVDLCEEFLKSAMSVETCLNIGQMATTFNLTSLKESVDTFTFRHFLQIAEEEDFLHIPMERLVFFLQSNKLKNCSEIDLFHAAIRWLQHDEARRAGVNEVLCHVRFPLMPSSELVDSVQTVDIMVEDVLCRQYLLEAFNYQILPFRQHKMQSPRTVIRSDVVSLITFGGTPYTDNDRTVSSKVFYLPDIAARQFKELTEMETGSSHACVSVLDNFVYVVGGQHLQYRSGEGAVDICFRYDPHLSKWLRIQPMQEGRIQFHLNALQGQLYATGGRNRSGSLSSVECYCPKKNEWTYVEPLKRRIWGHAGTPCGDKLYISGGYGVSVDDKKTLHCYDPTSDQWDFKSPMNEPRVLHAMISAKDRVYCLGGRMDHVDRCFDVLAVEYYIPENDQWTTVSPMRTGQSEAGCCLLDKKIYIVGGYNWHLNNVTSIVQVYNTETDEWERDLHFPESFAGIACTPIILPQTTTQR from the exons ATGGCGGAGTCAGATGGTGGGGATTTCGCCTCGAATCGTCCACAGAACAG AGCCATGTTCACTGGAGGCATGAGGGAGTCAAACCAGGAAATCATTGAGCTGAAGGGCTTGTCTGCCCGCGGCCTGAAACACATAATTGACTTTGCCTACAGCGCAGAGGTCACGCTTGACCTGGACTGCATTCAAGACGTACTGGGAGCAGCAGTCTTTCTACAGATGGTCCCAGTCGTTGACCTCTGCGAAGAATTCCTCAAGTCGGCTATGAGCGTAGAGACCTGCCTGAACATCGGCCAGATGGCCACCACCTTCAACCTGACCTCCCTCAAGGAGTCTGTGGACACCTTCACCTTCCGCCACTTCCTGCAGATTGCAGAGGAGGAAGACTTCCTGCACATCCCCATGGAGCGCCTGGTCTTCTTCCTACAGAGCAACAAGCTGAAGAACTGCAGCGAGATTGACCTATTCCACGCTGCCATCCGCTGGCTACAGCACGATGAGGCCCGCCGAGCCGGTGTAAACGAGGTCCTCTGCCACGTGCGATTCCCCCTCATGCCCTCCTCGGAGCTGGTGGACAGCGTGCAGACGGTGGACATCATGGTGGAGGATGTGTTGTGCAGGCAGTACCTCCTGGAGGCCTTCAACTACCAGATCCTCCCATTCCGTCAGCACAAGATGCAGTCCCCGCGGACGGTGATCCGCTCCGACGTGGTTTCGCTAATTACCTTTGGCGGGACACCCTACACTGACAACGATCGCACTGTGAGCAGTAAGGTGTTCTATCTCCCAGACATTGCAGCGCGTCAGTTCAAGGAACTAACGGAGATGGAGACAGGATCCAGCCACGCCTGTGTATCAGTGCTGGACAACTTTGTGTACGTAGTCGGCGGGCAGCACCTGCAATACCGCAGCGGTGAAGGGGCAGTGGACATCTGCTTCCGTTACGACCCACACCTGAGCAAATGGCTGCGTATCCAGCCAATGCAGGAGGGGCGTATTCAGTTCCACCTCAACGCTCTTCAAGGACAACTCTACGCCACTGGGGGGCGCAACCGATCTGGAAGTCTGTCGTCCGTAGAGTGCTACTGTCCTAAGAAAAACGAGTGGACCTACGTGGAACCACTAAAACGCAGAATCTGGGGCCATGCAGGAACTCCCTGTGGCGACAAGCTCTACATCTCAGGGGGTTATGGTGTCTCAGTGGATGATAAGAAAACCCTGCACTGTTACGACCCCACGTCTGACCAATGGGATTTCAAATCGCCTATGAACGAGCCCAGAGTGCTTCATGCTATGATCAGTGCCAAAGACCGTGTTTACTGCCTGGGCGGTCGCATGGACCATGTGGATCGCTGCTTTGACGTCCTGGCAGTTGAGTATTATATTCCAGAGAATGACCAGTGGACCACTGTTAGCCCCATGCGAACAGGGCAATCTGAGGCAGGCTGCTGCTTGTTGGATAAAAAGATCTATATCGTTGGAGGGTACAATTGGCATCTAAATAATGTCACAAGCATTGTGCAAGTGTACAACACAGAGACTGATGAATGGGAGAGGGATTTGCACTTTCCTGAGTCTTTTGCAGGAATTGCGTGTACGCCGATCATACTTCCACAAACCACCACGCAACGGTAA
- the klhl26 gene encoding kelch-like protein 26 isoform X1 — translation MAESDGGDFASNRPQNSMANKNSSLRCTFSAPSHSATLLQGLSVLRAQGQLLDVVLAINEERFQVHKAVLASCSDYFRAMFTGGMRESNQEIIELKGLSARGLKHIIDFAYSAEVTLDLDCIQDVLGAAVFLQMVPVVDLCEEFLKSAMSVETCLNIGQMATTFNLTSLKESVDTFTFRHFLQIAEEEDFLHIPMERLVFFLQSNKLKNCSEIDLFHAAIRWLQHDEARRAGVNEVLCHVRFPLMPSSELVDSVQTVDIMVEDVLCRQYLLEAFNYQILPFRQHKMQSPRTVIRSDVVSLITFGGTPYTDNDRTVSSKVFYLPDIAARQFKELTEMETGSSHACVSVLDNFVYVVGGQHLQYRSGEGAVDICFRYDPHLSKWLRIQPMQEGRIQFHLNALQGQLYATGGRNRSGSLSSVECYCPKKNEWTYVEPLKRRIWGHAGTPCGDKLYISGGYGVSVDDKKTLHCYDPTSDQWDFKSPMNEPRVLHAMISAKDRVYCLGGRMDHVDRCFDVLAVEYYIPENDQWTTVSPMRTGQSEAGCCLLDKKIYIVGGYNWHLNNVTSIVQVYNTETDEWERDLHFPESFAGIACTPIILPQTTTQR, via the exons ATGGCGGAGTCAGATGGTGGGGATTTCGCCTCGAATCGTCCACAGAACAG TATGGCTAACAAGAATAGCTCCCTGCGTTGCACGTTCTCAGCCCCAAGCCATAGCGCCACTCTCCTACAGGGCTTGTCGGTCCTGCGAGCCCAGGGGCAGCTCCTGGATGTGGTGCTGGCCATCAATGAGGAGCGCTTCCAGGTTCACAAGGCAGTGCTGGCCTCCTGCAGTGACTACTTCAG AGCCATGTTCACTGGAGGCATGAGGGAGTCAAACCAGGAAATCATTGAGCTGAAGGGCTTGTCTGCCCGCGGCCTGAAACACATAATTGACTTTGCCTACAGCGCAGAGGTCACGCTTGACCTGGACTGCATTCAAGACGTACTGGGAGCAGCAGTCTTTCTACAGATGGTCCCAGTCGTTGACCTCTGCGAAGAATTCCTCAAGTCGGCTATGAGCGTAGAGACCTGCCTGAACATCGGCCAGATGGCCACCACCTTCAACCTGACCTCCCTCAAGGAGTCTGTGGACACCTTCACCTTCCGCCACTTCCTGCAGATTGCAGAGGAGGAAGACTTCCTGCACATCCCCATGGAGCGCCTGGTCTTCTTCCTACAGAGCAACAAGCTGAAGAACTGCAGCGAGATTGACCTATTCCACGCTGCCATCCGCTGGCTACAGCACGATGAGGCCCGCCGAGCCGGTGTAAACGAGGTCCTCTGCCACGTGCGATTCCCCCTCATGCCCTCCTCGGAGCTGGTGGACAGCGTGCAGACGGTGGACATCATGGTGGAGGATGTGTTGTGCAGGCAGTACCTCCTGGAGGCCTTCAACTACCAGATCCTCCCATTCCGTCAGCACAAGATGCAGTCCCCGCGGACGGTGATCCGCTCCGACGTGGTTTCGCTAATTACCTTTGGCGGGACACCCTACACTGACAACGATCGCACTGTGAGCAGTAAGGTGTTCTATCTCCCAGACATTGCAGCGCGTCAGTTCAAGGAACTAACGGAGATGGAGACAGGATCCAGCCACGCCTGTGTATCAGTGCTGGACAACTTTGTGTACGTAGTCGGCGGGCAGCACCTGCAATACCGCAGCGGTGAAGGGGCAGTGGACATCTGCTTCCGTTACGACCCACACCTGAGCAAATGGCTGCGTATCCAGCCAATGCAGGAGGGGCGTATTCAGTTCCACCTCAACGCTCTTCAAGGACAACTCTACGCCACTGGGGGGCGCAACCGATCTGGAAGTCTGTCGTCCGTAGAGTGCTACTGTCCTAAGAAAAACGAGTGGACCTACGTGGAACCACTAAAACGCAGAATCTGGGGCCATGCAGGAACTCCCTGTGGCGACAAGCTCTACATCTCAGGGGGTTATGGTGTCTCAGTGGATGATAAGAAAACCCTGCACTGTTACGACCCCACGTCTGACCAATGGGATTTCAAATCGCCTATGAACGAGCCCAGAGTGCTTCATGCTATGATCAGTGCCAAAGACCGTGTTTACTGCCTGGGCGGTCGCATGGACCATGTGGATCGCTGCTTTGACGTCCTGGCAGTTGAGTATTATATTCCAGAGAATGACCAGTGGACCACTGTTAGCCCCATGCGAACAGGGCAATCTGAGGCAGGCTGCTGCTTGTTGGATAAAAAGATCTATATCGTTGGAGGGTACAATTGGCATCTAAATAATGTCACAAGCATTGTGCAAGTGTACAACACAGAGACTGATGAATGGGAGAGGGATTTGCACTTTCCTGAGTCTTTTGCAGGAATTGCGTGTACGCCGATCATACTTCCACAAACCACCACGCAACGGTAA
- the klhl26 gene encoding kelch-like protein 26 isoform X3, with product MFTGGMRESNQEIIELKGLSARGLKHIIDFAYSAEVTLDLDCIQDVLGAAVFLQMVPVVDLCEEFLKSAMSVETCLNIGQMATTFNLTSLKESVDTFTFRHFLQIAEEEDFLHIPMERLVFFLQSNKLKNCSEIDLFHAAIRWLQHDEARRAGVNEVLCHVRFPLMPSSELVDSVQTVDIMVEDVLCRQYLLEAFNYQILPFRQHKMQSPRTVIRSDVVSLITFGGTPYTDNDRTVSSKVFYLPDIAARQFKELTEMETGSSHACVSVLDNFVYVVGGQHLQYRSGEGAVDICFRYDPHLSKWLRIQPMQEGRIQFHLNALQGQLYATGGRNRSGSLSSVECYCPKKNEWTYVEPLKRRIWGHAGTPCGDKLYISGGYGVSVDDKKTLHCYDPTSDQWDFKSPMNEPRVLHAMISAKDRVYCLGGRMDHVDRCFDVLAVEYYIPENDQWTTVSPMRTGQSEAGCCLLDKKIYIVGGYNWHLNNVTSIVQVYNTETDEWERDLHFPESFAGIACTPIILPQTTTQR from the coding sequence ATGTTCACTGGAGGCATGAGGGAGTCAAACCAGGAAATCATTGAGCTGAAGGGCTTGTCTGCCCGCGGCCTGAAACACATAATTGACTTTGCCTACAGCGCAGAGGTCACGCTTGACCTGGACTGCATTCAAGACGTACTGGGAGCAGCAGTCTTTCTACAGATGGTCCCAGTCGTTGACCTCTGCGAAGAATTCCTCAAGTCGGCTATGAGCGTAGAGACCTGCCTGAACATCGGCCAGATGGCCACCACCTTCAACCTGACCTCCCTCAAGGAGTCTGTGGACACCTTCACCTTCCGCCACTTCCTGCAGATTGCAGAGGAGGAAGACTTCCTGCACATCCCCATGGAGCGCCTGGTCTTCTTCCTACAGAGCAACAAGCTGAAGAACTGCAGCGAGATTGACCTATTCCACGCTGCCATCCGCTGGCTACAGCACGATGAGGCCCGCCGAGCCGGTGTAAACGAGGTCCTCTGCCACGTGCGATTCCCCCTCATGCCCTCCTCGGAGCTGGTGGACAGCGTGCAGACGGTGGACATCATGGTGGAGGATGTGTTGTGCAGGCAGTACCTCCTGGAGGCCTTCAACTACCAGATCCTCCCATTCCGTCAGCACAAGATGCAGTCCCCGCGGACGGTGATCCGCTCCGACGTGGTTTCGCTAATTACCTTTGGCGGGACACCCTACACTGACAACGATCGCACTGTGAGCAGTAAGGTGTTCTATCTCCCAGACATTGCAGCGCGTCAGTTCAAGGAACTAACGGAGATGGAGACAGGATCCAGCCACGCCTGTGTATCAGTGCTGGACAACTTTGTGTACGTAGTCGGCGGGCAGCACCTGCAATACCGCAGCGGTGAAGGGGCAGTGGACATCTGCTTCCGTTACGACCCACACCTGAGCAAATGGCTGCGTATCCAGCCAATGCAGGAGGGGCGTATTCAGTTCCACCTCAACGCTCTTCAAGGACAACTCTACGCCACTGGGGGGCGCAACCGATCTGGAAGTCTGTCGTCCGTAGAGTGCTACTGTCCTAAGAAAAACGAGTGGACCTACGTGGAACCACTAAAACGCAGAATCTGGGGCCATGCAGGAACTCCCTGTGGCGACAAGCTCTACATCTCAGGGGGTTATGGTGTCTCAGTGGATGATAAGAAAACCCTGCACTGTTACGACCCCACGTCTGACCAATGGGATTTCAAATCGCCTATGAACGAGCCCAGAGTGCTTCATGCTATGATCAGTGCCAAAGACCGTGTTTACTGCCTGGGCGGTCGCATGGACCATGTGGATCGCTGCTTTGACGTCCTGGCAGTTGAGTATTATATTCCAGAGAATGACCAGTGGACCACTGTTAGCCCCATGCGAACAGGGCAATCTGAGGCAGGCTGCTGCTTGTTGGATAAAAAGATCTATATCGTTGGAGGGTACAATTGGCATCTAAATAATGTCACAAGCATTGTGCAAGTGTACAACACAGAGACTGATGAATGGGAGAGGGATTTGCACTTTCCTGAGTCTTTTGCAGGAATTGCGTGTACGCCGATCATACTTCCACAAACCACCACGCAACGGTAA